The Hyla sarda isolate aHylSar1 chromosome 3, aHylSar1.hap1, whole genome shotgun sequence genome contains the following window.
tctgtggatttgagacattacattattgaggtggtagattttgtgttaaaacacaattattttatgtttggtaaaattttttttttgcagcgcacgggtgcttcaatgggagcaaagtcatcaccagctcgggctaaccttttggttttttggtgggaggagcagtttattttttctgacaccaatccattttccacatgcctcgcatggtatgggaggtatgtagacgatgtggtcatcatttggtcgtccgaccatgtgaccgttgatgcattcatgacatatatcaataataattggttcaatcttaaaggggtattccaggcaaaaacttttttatatatatcaactggctccagaaagttaaacagatttgtaaattacttctattaaaaaatcttaaccctttcagtacttatgagcttctgaagttaaggttgttattttctgtctaagtgctctctgatgacacctgtctcgggaaacgcccagtttagaagacgtttgctgtggggatttgcttctaaactgggcgttgcccgagacaggtgtcatcagagaggacttagacagaaaaaaacaaccttaacttcagaaggtcataagtactgaaaggattaagattttttaatagaagtaatttacaaatctgtttaactttctgaagccagttgatatataaaaaaaagttttggcctggaatacccttttaagtcccaggatgcccttggtcctagtggggttaaaagttcaaaagattaaaatatataaactaagaagacactgtgaagtacggggatatactcggcaggcctggagaaatatttttctaaaagatgtttttatgtacttgatgtatttctaggtgtatattaatatatatatatatatatatatatatatatatatatatatatatatatatgtgtcaaagtagaaagcagcactcctaaagcgtgagtaggtgcctccagctaggatccgggtccaggatcctgcatacgtagttccaaggaaaatgctgtggcactcaaggtatggtgaaaaaatgaaaactatttattcatcccaaatgtgcaaagagcaacgtttcaatggtctcacaccatcattatcaagccacttgctctttgcacatttgggatgaataaatagttttcattttttcaccataccttgagtgccacagcattttccttggaactatacatatatatatatatatatatatatatatatatatatatacacacacaaatcaaaaaatatgttgcagtctcttgtaataccttttttattggactaacagaattttgtagagacaagctttcaggattcctccctttatcaagtccaatagtcaaaggactttataaattatcagggaggaatcccaaaagtttgtctctacaaaattctgttagtccaataaaaaaggtattacaatctgcatcactggactaatacagctactcacatttactatacagatatacacatacctgaagatggtttagaaccctgtgatgtcacacatgcttgtgatgatgtcaccgtaagctgtacaaggaggtgcgcgccggctgcagtctcttcagtgtgttttgcattcacaacctgtggtgcaaagtgtttcttagagagtttctatttgcgatagagaattcaagattttgaccgttccttgtctgaagagagaaccacaaggtaagtctcagcctcttctattcatacatacacagggctttttgtttgacagtttttttttattgctgttgctttttttttttagcaaaaaaaaacaagaaattattttccaaaagaaataacaaaagttatattcctcatagcattgtgacaatacttggcttaggcattaaacataataaaacgcacagatagtatcatgaccagagctttttcttgcaaaactgctaaaatgccattatgcccaaaaaagcccccaagaaaaagagtcctaattcatgaagttctaaaagatagaagtctatgagaaagatttggtggtgtagtaaaagaataacagaaagattagggcagaaatataatattacataatagaattctgtgtgtactaacaatagaaatactctgggtactccgaaaaggaaaattttcaaatcaactagtggcagaaagtcatatagggtaCGGATGAgatggggtaggttcattattagtaaatgtatataacaggatagcccaattgtatctacagtatgaagttcacatggcccagtgaccatacagccaagcccttataatccgccattactaggacagattcagggttatcagatattactatgaccggagaggttcaggtttatcagatattactaggaccggacaggatcagggttatcagatattactaggaccggacaggttcaggtttatcagatattaataggaccggagaggttcagggttatcagatattactaggaccggacaggttcagggttatcagatattactaggaccggacaggttcagggttgtcagatattactaggaccggacaggttcagggttatcagatattactaagaccggacaggttcagggttatcagatattactaggaccggacaggttcagggttatcagatattactaggaccggacaggttcagggttatcagatattactaggactggacaggttcagggttatcagatattactaggaccggacaggtttagggttatcagatattactaggaccggacaggttcagggttatcagatattaccggtacttggaccggacaggttcagggttatcagatattactaggaccggacaggttcagggttatcagatagtactaggaccggacaggttcagggttatcagatattactaggaccggacaggttcagggttatcagacattggtaacctcagggaagacgtctccatataaaacacttatagagaagcgtcttcttctgaggctgcgatggtcttagtgttatcttgtggttcggtgctggacatttctgctctgtatgaaggatctattgtataatgacaggaatgatgacatgttgtctaatgtgttcacttatctctctctctctctagtgttttcaggctctgacctgtgaccatggcctctccacaagacccattgctgaaggaggaggaagaagcaatggaggaccatagtgatatggatgtagaaaagggcgatatccctgagaggcagaacctgccatctctaagcgtgatgtccaccgcacgttccatcatcaccgtagtgatcctcgcctttgttaatttgctcatctatgcaaatcgctccagcgtggcgggggtgctgccttatatacagaaagcatatgacaccaatgctagtctgtccggcttattgaatacattgttcattggaagctacgtgctggtcgcaccaattgccggatatttgggcgaccactgtaataagaaatatactgtttgcgcaggagtcatcgtttggctgagcatgacacttaccctgtcattcatccctgacgggtacttcctgctcttcctgctgacgagtggactggttggagccggagaggcgactttctgcaccatcgccccctccatcattgcagacctttttacaagtgaccagcggacccgcatgctgaacgtgttttactccgtcatacctgtaggctgcggactaggatacatcatcgggcccaaagtgactgatgcagcaaggggcgattggcactgggcgtttcgggtcacccctggcctgggcctcatagctgtggctttgttgattttggtcacaaaggagcttccaagaacaactacaaacgggaagaagaacaacaaatcccagaagtttgccaaatgggcgacagatctgaaaaaactatttaaaaatcgaagcttcatgttaaccaccatgggatcgacggctgtatccttcatagtgggagccataggtgtatggggtccgtcatacctgacccacgcacgaacactcctacaagagaaggacccttgccgtgctgaaccgtgtgactatcacgatatcctaatatttggtgtggttacagtagtttccggcattctgggagttgtagcagggacggagataagtaaaagatatcgcaaatccaacccacgggcggacccgcttgtgtgtggatgcgcgatgatgctctccgccccttttcttctgttggcattgacttttggcaacatcagcctcgttgccaccaacatcttcttcttcatcggagagacgcttctgtcagtaaatttcaccctcatatctgacattatactaaaagtagtaactccgtggaggagatcttcagccctggccgtgcagatgacaatctatcacctcctaggtgatgccggcagcccgtacctcatcggcttgatatctgacacctacgaacgaggatatgccaaatcccctcttctgaaataccgcagcctggagtatgccctcatgacctgcaccataatggcagtcatcggaggggccttcttcatggccacggccctatatatagagagggacgaaaaagaagcagagatggaatcagaacctccgtcatcctcctcctcctcactgcttcctgccgatgaggactgcgcttcagactgaggaaaagtcattgcttacctttatcttgtttacttcaataaaaaaaattaagaaaataataactgcatttgttctatgttccactttaccccttattctctacccaggggcggacacagacagcagagggcccttgtgcaaagaatgtgcctgtgcccccccccccccaaaacatcaattgttcagcaccccccctccatgtgtcacttactcaggtggacccccatatgtcacttgctgtataagtttataagtttctaattatttattaaggcctcccatatgccgcagctcattcaagccccccacattaggtagcatagattcccaacattaggtagcatagattccccacattaggtagcatagtttcctcacattaggtagcatggtttccccacattaggtagcagtttccccacattaggtagcatagtttccccacattaggtagcatagtttccccacaataggtagcacagattccacacattaggtaacatagtttccccacattaggtagcatagtttccccacattaggtagcacagattccccacattaggtaacatagtttccccacattaggtagcatagtttccccacattaggtagcacagattccccacatcaggtaacatagtttccccacattaggtaacagtttccccacattaggtagcatagtttgcccacattaggtagcacagattccccacattaagtaacatagtttccccacattaggtagcatagtttccccacattaggtagcacagattccccacattaggaaacatactttccccacattaggtagcatagttttcccacattag
Protein-coding sequences here:
- the LOC130360802 gene encoding protein spinster homolog 1-like yields the protein MASPQDPLLKEEEEAMEDHSDMDVEKGDIPERQNLPSLSVMSTARSIITVVILAFVNLLIYANRSSVAGVLPYIQKAYDTNASLSGLLNTLFIGSYVLVAPIAGYLGDHCNKKYTVCAGVIVWLSMTLTLSFIPDGYFLLFLLTSGLVGAGEATFCTIAPSIIADLFTSDQRTRMLNVFYSVIPVGCGLGYIIGPKVTDAARGDWHWAFRVTPGLGLIAVALLILVTKELPRTTTNGKKNNKSQKFAKWATDLKKLFKNRSFMLTTMGSTAVSFIVGAIGVWGPSYLTHARTLLQEKDPCRAEPCDYHDILIFGVVTVVSGILGVVAGTEISKRYRKSNPRADPLVCGCAMMLSAPFLLLALTFGNISLVATNIFFFIGETLLSVNFTLISDIILKVVTPWRRSSALAVQMTIYHLLGDAGSPYLIGLISDTYERGYAKSPLLKYRSLEYALMTCTIMAVIGGAFFMATALYIERDEKEAEMESEPPSSSSSSLLPADEDCASD